The Pelodiscus sinensis isolate JC-2024 chromosome 5, ASM4963464v1, whole genome shotgun sequence genome includes a region encoding these proteins:
- the PURG gene encoding purine-rich element-binding protein gamma, giving the protein MERGRGGGGGRRSVGGSGLHRNIYSQSQQQYHYPASSQGSCMEIQELASKRVDIQKKRFYLDVKQSSRGRFLKIAEVWIGRGRQENIRKSKLTLSLSVAAELKDYLGDFIEHYAHLGLKGGHSHRHEHSNGKEQDLRRRQQHHLSSPPASVESEEHPHSVLKTEYIERDNRKYYLDLKENQRGRFLRIRQTMIRGPGMIGYFGHNLGQEQTIVLPAQGMIEFRDALVQLIEEYGEGDIEERRGGNDEPLELPEGTSFRVDNKRFYFDVGSNRYGIFLKVSEVRPPYRNTITVPYKAWTRFGENFIKYEEEMRRIYNSHKEKRMDVTGDSGEEQEGLE; this is encoded by the coding sequence atggagagagggagaggaggaggtggcggaaggaggagtgtggggggctcTGGCCTGCACCGGAACATATACTCCCAGTCTCAACAACAGTATCACTATCCTGCCTCCTCTCAGGGGAGCTGCATGGAGATCCAGGAGCTAGCCTCGAAAAGGGTGGACATCCAGAAAAAGCGATTTTATCTGGATGTAAAGCAGAGCTCCCGAGGCCGCTTTCTGAAGATAGCGGAGGtctggataggaagaggcaggcaaGAAAATATCAGGAAAAGCAAACTGACTCTCTCCTTATCCGTGGCTGCTGAGCTGAAGGATTATCTGGGAGATTTCATAGAGCACTATGCCCATTTGGGCCTTAAAGGTGGTCATAGTCATAGACACGAACACAGTAATGGTAAAGAGCAAGATTTGAGAAGGCGACAACAGCATCATCTGTCTTCTCCTCCAGCATCTGTTGAATCAGAAGAGCATCCTCACAGTGTCTTGAAAACTGAGTATATAGAAAGAGACAACAGGAAGTATTATCTAGACCTGAAGGAGAATCAACGAGGACGTTTCTTAAGGATTAGACAAACCATGATTAGAGGACCGGGCATGATAGGTTATTTTGGCCACAATTTGGGACAGGAACAGACTATTGTCCTTCCAGCCCAAGGGATGATTGAATTCAGGGATGCTTTGGTCCAGCTAATTGAAGAATATGGGGAGGGAGATATAGAAGAACGAAGAGGTGGGAATGATGAGCCCCTTGAACTCCCAGAGGGGACTTCCTTCAGGGTGGACAACAAGCGGTTCTACTTTGATGTAGGATCTAACAGGTATGGCATTTTTCTGAAGGTAAGTGAGGTGAGACCACCTTACCGTAACACCATCACTGTCCCATACAAAGCGTGGACAAGGTTTGGGGAAAACTTTATCAAGTATGAAGAAGAAATGAGGAGAATTTACAACAGCCATAAAGAGAAAAGAATGGATGTCACAGGTGACAGTGGTGAAGAACAAGAGGGTCTGGAATAG